AGACGCCATATTGAATGCCGGAATCTCAGAGCGTTCCTGCGTCTCCAGAGAGGAGGAAAAAGCAATTGCGCTTCCGATAAGCAGACCGAATGGAGCAAGCAAATATGATTTCCTTAACCTCATTTTGTTAGGCAATGAGTTCGTGCACAACATTTCCGTGCACATCAGTCAGTCGAAAATCCCGTCCGGCGTAGCGGTAGGTAAGTTTTTCATGATCGAATCCCATCAGGTGCATGATTGTCGCCTGCAGATCATGAACATGGACACGATTTTCAACGGCAGCAAATCCGAATTCATCGGTAGCTCCATGAACGTATCCTCCACGAACACCTCCACCAGCCATCCACATGCTGAATCCATGGTTGTTGTGGTCCCGTCCGTTCACCTTCCCCTGGTTGGCCCCCGGTACCGATAGTTCAACTACAGGCGTGCGTCCAAATTCGCCACCCCAGATAACCAGGGTATCATCGAGCAGGCCGCGCATTTTAAGATCTTTCAACAAGGCTGCGATTGGCTTGTCGCACTCTCCACACAATCTACGGTGTTCGCTGTTGTTATCATCGTGGGTGTCCCAAGGTTGACGGAAACCCGTCCACACCTGAGTAAAACGCACACCACGTTCAGCCAGGCGCCGGGCAATCAAAAGCTGCCGTGCCTGAACTCCTTCGCCATACATTTCGCGGATATATTTCGGCTCTGTCGAAATATCAAAAGCATCGGTCGCTTCCATCTGCATCCGGTAAGCCAACTCAAAGGATTGAATTCGAGCACCAAAGCGGCCATCGTCAGCTCGTTGCGCAGCATGGAATCCATTTATCTTGTTAAGTAGGTCGAGTTGCTTCCGCTGAGTACCGTAATCGGTATGGTCGTTTTGAATGTTCTCCAGAAGCTTATCGATATCCTCATGTTTGGTGTCGATGTAGGT
The sequence above is a segment of the Verrucomicrobiota bacterium genome. Coding sequences within it:
- a CDS encoding DUF1501 domain-containing protein encodes the protein MDYHPQEDFAYTRREFLNRCGMGFGALSLGSIFGNQAAASDSGTITTLDPRAPHFAPKAKRVIQIFANGGPSQVDTFDPKPLLNEWHGKALPVTLKTERTTGAAFGSPFKFSRYGENGTEVSELFSHVGECMDDICLVRSMYTDVPNHEPSLLLLNCGDARLARPSMGSWLTYGLGNENQNLPGFVVLCPNGYPVGDAANWQNAFLPGAFQGTYIDTKHEDIDKLLENIQNDHTDYGTQRKQLDLLNKINGFHAAQRADDGRFGARIQSFELAYRMQMEATDAFDISTEPKYIREMYGEGVQARQLLIARRLAERGVRFTQVWTGFRQPWDTHDDNNSEHRRLCGECDKPIAALLKDLKMRGLLDDTLVIWGGEFGRTPVVELSVPGANQGKVNGRDHNNHGFSMWMAGGGVRGGYVHGATDEFGFAAVENRVHVHDLQATIMHLMGFDHEKLTYRYAGRDFRLTDVHGNVVHELIA